A DNA window from Chelativorans sp. AA-79 contains the following coding sequences:
- a CDS encoding DUF3168 domain-containing protein — protein sequence MTAATLDLQEAVFAALKADSALVTALGGAKFHDVTPANLNFPYITFGRTSTYDWSTGTEEGSEHLFTLHVWSKQKGRREALALMERVRAALHEKDLALSGHDLVNLRLEFSDIRFDEDLAVFDGSMRFRAVVELP from the coding sequence ATGACGGCGGCGACACTTGACCTGCAGGAGGCGGTGTTCGCCGCGCTGAAGGCGGACAGCGCGCTTGTGACGGCCCTTGGCGGTGCGAAGTTCCATGATGTGACGCCCGCCAATCTGAATTTTCCTTACATCACCTTCGGCCGCACCAGCACCTATGACTGGAGCACGGGGACGGAGGAAGGCAGCGAGCATCTGTTCACGCTGCATGTCTGGTCGAAGCAGAAGGGGCGGCGGGAGGCGCTGGCGCTGATGGAGCGCGTGCGCGCGGCGCTGCACGAGAAGGATCTGGCGCTTTCGGGGCACGATCTCGTCAACCTGCGGCTGGAGTTTTCCGACATCCGATTCGACGAGGATCTCGCGGTGTTCGACGGCAGCATGCGGTTCAGGGCTGTGGTGGAACTGCCGTAG
- a CDS encoding phage head closure protein gives MKRLVIDPGRLRTELVLQAAAVVEDGAGGHTENWGEVARVFAEVVPLRAESRFGVAQFLETATHRVMLRHRADVRSGMRFLKEGRALEIVTVEDADGTGRYLACLVREEGR, from the coding sequence ATGAAGAGGCTCGTGATCGATCCCGGCCGCCTGCGGACGGAGCTCGTGCTTCAAGCGGCGGCAGTGGTGGAAGACGGCGCCGGCGGGCATACCGAAAATTGGGGCGAGGTGGCGCGTGTCTTCGCCGAGGTCGTGCCTCTGCGGGCGGAAAGCCGCTTCGGCGTGGCGCAGTTCCTGGAGACTGCGACGCACCGCGTGATGCTCCGGCACCGGGCGGATGTGCGAAGCGGCATGCGATTCCTGAAGGAAGGGCGGGCTTTGGAGATCGTGACGGTCGAGGACGCGGACGGGACGGGCCGGTATCTCGCCTGCCTCGTGCGCGAGGAGGGGCGATGA
- a CDS encoding head-tail connector protein, with product MTLFRTADPAVDPISLGEAKEHMRVGHDSEDALIRGLIAAARQEVERATGTALINQSWRLLLDGWPCDDVVHLRRTPVREILSITVFDAEGAGSVLSPEHYQLDGISAPARLFLARKPMPGLKLNGIEIDFSAGFGEAGTDVPDLLKRAMLMLVTHWYEFRGVYGTESQPVSFPDEYRRLIAAWQTPRL from the coding sequence ATGACGCTGTTCCGAACGGCCGATCCCGCGGTCGACCCGATCTCGCTCGGCGAGGCGAAAGAGCATATGCGCGTCGGCCATGACAGCGAGGACGCGTTGATCCGCGGACTGATCGCCGCCGCGCGCCAGGAGGTGGAACGGGCGACCGGCACGGCCCTGATCAACCAGTCCTGGCGGCTTCTGCTCGACGGCTGGCCATGCGACGACGTGGTGCATCTGCGGCGCACGCCGGTGCGCGAGATCCTTTCGATCACGGTTTTCGACGCGGAGGGGGCCGGCTCGGTGCTTTCTCCCGAGCACTACCAGCTCGACGGGATCTCGGCGCCGGCGCGGCTGTTCCTGGCGAGGAAGCCTATGCCGGGGCTGAAACTCAACGGCATCGAGATCGATTTTTCCGCCGGCTTCGGCGAGGCGGGGACGGACGTGCCGGACCTGCTCAAACGGGCGATGCTGATGCTGGTCACCCACTGGTACGAGTTCCGCGGCGTCTACGGCACCGAGAGCCAGCCCGTTTCCTTTCCCGACGAATACCGCCGGCTGATTGCCGCCTGGCAGACGCCGAGGCTCTGA
- a CDS encoding phage major capsid protein, with protein MTDARNRGVLEVKSAGAGDELAGAFAEFMTSFEAFKEANDERLKKIERRSADPLTTEKVERISAALDEQKKALDRLVLKKGRPALGREGMGSLAHLEHKQAFEGYIRSGDDRQLRALEEKAMSYGSSQDGGYLVPEETEAEIGKRLAAISPIRSIASVRQVSTAVLKKPFAVSGPATGWVGETAARPETASSMLDELSFPTAELYAMPAATQALLEDSVVDLDAWIAGEIETAFAEQEGAAFVGGDGVNKPRGFLDYPQVNDLTWSWGNVGYVATGTDGALPVEAPADVLVDLVYMLKAGYRQNADWVMNRKTQAALRKLKDGDGNYLWQPPAAPGSRAMLMGFPVVEAEDMPDIGSGTIPIAFGDFARGYLVVDRTGVRVLRDPYSAKPYVLFYTTKRVGGGIQNFEAIKLLKFSAG; from the coding sequence ATGACCGACGCAAGGAACAGAGGCGTCCTGGAAGTGAAATCGGCCGGGGCAGGTGACGAACTCGCCGGCGCATTCGCGGAGTTCATGACTTCCTTCGAGGCCTTCAAGGAGGCGAATGACGAACGGCTGAAGAAGATCGAGCGCCGCTCGGCCGATCCGCTGACGACGGAAAAGGTGGAGCGCATCTCGGCCGCGCTCGACGAGCAGAAAAAGGCGCTCGACCGGCTGGTGCTGAAGAAGGGGCGTCCTGCCCTGGGACGTGAGGGAATGGGCTCGCTCGCGCATCTGGAGCACAAGCAGGCCTTCGAGGGCTATATTCGCAGTGGCGACGACCGGCAGCTTCGGGCGCTGGAGGAGAAGGCGATGTCCTACGGCTCAAGCCAGGACGGCGGCTATCTCGTGCCGGAGGAGACGGAGGCCGAGATCGGCAAGCGGCTGGCAGCGATTTCGCCGATCCGCTCCATCGCCTCGGTGCGCCAGGTCTCGACCGCGGTCTTGAAGAAGCCCTTCGCGGTGAGCGGCCCGGCGACGGGCTGGGTGGGCGAGACGGCGGCGCGGCCGGAGACGGCGTCGAGCATGCTCGACGAGCTTTCCTTCCCGACGGCGGAGCTCTACGCCATGCCGGCGGCGACACAGGCGCTTCTGGAGGACAGCGTCGTCGATCTCGACGCCTGGATCGCCGGCGAGATCGAGACTGCCTTCGCCGAGCAGGAGGGTGCGGCCTTCGTTGGCGGCGACGGCGTGAACAAGCCGCGCGGCTTCCTCGACTATCCGCAGGTGAACGACCTCACCTGGAGCTGGGGCAATGTCGGCTATGTGGCGACCGGCACGGACGGCGCCCTGCCGGTGGAAGCCCCCGCCGACGTGCTGGTGGACCTCGTCTACATGCTGAAGGCGGGCTACCGCCAGAACGCCGACTGGGTGATGAACCGCAAGACGCAGGCGGCACTGCGCAAGCTCAAGGACGGCGACGGCAATTATCTGTGGCAGCCGCCGGCAGCACCCGGCAGCCGCGCCATGCTGATGGGCTTCCCCGTGGTCGAGGCCGAGGACATGCCGGATATCGGCTCGGGCACGATCCCGATCGCCTTCGGCGACTTCGCGCGCGGATACCTGGTGGTGGACCGCACGGGCGTTCGCGTGTTGCGCGACCCGTATTCGGCCAAACCCTACGTGCTGTTCTACACGACCAAGCGCGTGGGCGGCGGCATCCAGAACTTCGAGGCGATCAAGCTTTTGAAGTTCTCGGCGGGGTAG
- a CDS encoding HK97 family phage prohead protease, whose amino-acid sequence MKIAGGPDERKYSSLDVEQVEADGTFSGYASLFGRVDLGRDLVERGAFSESITKRGAGGIRMLFQHDPNQPIGAWREIREDERGLFVRGKLATGVGRAREVLELMRDGALDGLSIGFRSQQAVSEPRTGIRRIKKADLWEISVVTFPMLPEARVETVKGRGDLPSPREFERWLTRDAGLTRSEAKTVIARGFAHLLRERDAAPGTPERLAATIRRATKLLQQRD is encoded by the coding sequence ATGAAGATCGCCGGCGGACCGGACGAGCGGAAATATTCGAGCCTCGACGTGGAGCAGGTGGAGGCGGACGGGACCTTCTCCGGCTATGCGAGCCTGTTCGGCCGGGTGGATCTCGGCCGTGACCTGGTGGAGCGGGGCGCCTTCTCCGAGTCGATCACCAAACGGGGGGCGGGCGGGATCCGCATGCTGTTCCAGCACGATCCGAACCAGCCGATCGGCGCCTGGCGGGAGATCCGCGAGGACGAGCGCGGGCTCTTCGTGCGCGGCAAGCTGGCCACCGGCGTGGGCCGGGCGCGCGAGGTGTTGGAATTGATGCGGGACGGCGCGCTCGACGGGCTCTCCATCGGCTTCCGCAGTCAGCAAGCGGTGAGCGAGCCGCGCACGGGCATCCGCCGCATCAAGAAGGCCGATCTCTGGGAGATCTCGGTCGTGACCTTCCCCATGCTGCCGGAGGCGCGCGTGGAGACGGTGAAGGGGCGGGGCGACCTGCCGAGCCCAAGGGAATTCGAGCGCTGGCTCACGCGGGATGCGGGGCTGACGCGAAGCGAGGCCAAGACGGTGATTGCACGAGGCTTCGCTCACCTCCTGCGCGAGCGGGACGCCGCGCCGGGAACACCGGAACGCCTGGCGGCGACGATCCGCCGGGCAACGAAACTTCTGCAACAACGGGATTGA
- a CDS encoding DUF6107 family protein: protein MTGLGEAAWLWAVKMIGAVAGSAISLAYILPPGRREAAIRFAVGVVCGLVFGGTAGLKIATELGIAGRLAPGELVLMGSAAASLCAWSAIGFVMRLLGNAGRGQQEAARD, encoded by the coding sequence ATGACCGGACTGGGCGAAGCGGCCTGGCTGTGGGCCGTCAAGATGATCGGCGCGGTCGCGGGTTCCGCGATCTCCCTTGCTTACATCCTGCCGCCGGGGCGGCGCGAAGCGGCGATCCGCTTCGCGGTGGGCGTGGTGTGCGGCCTCGTCTTCGGCGGCACGGCGGGGCTGAAGATCGCGACGGAGCTCGGCATCGCCGGGAGGCTGGCGCCGGGCGAACTCGTGCTCATGGGTTCGGCCGCCGCGAGCCTGTGCGCCTGGAGCGCGATCGGCTTCGTCATGCGCCTGCTCGGCAATGCGGGGCGCGGTCAGCAGGAAGCAGCGAGGGATTGA